In one window of Mobiluncus massiliensis DNA:
- a CDS encoding TetR/AcrR family transcriptional regulator, whose amino-acid sequence MGKPNRVEIVGKLAALFQARGYTGAGMAEISATTGLGRGSLYHLFPDGKAQMMREVLAAVEHDFQAAVVAPLESGDIAGMFAGILAFFDHGEKQSIWGKLVHDAAGRDFAPEVQEHFNTWRAALTKALLSLGVDRGLAASLSERTLSGVEGTLTLAAGFDDAGALSRGLRTMSAEVTNAISAASGSATGSAGRPAHSQKSTGKPAAKSTAKPANRAPRKSAAKSASKKASKAK is encoded by the coding sequence GTGGGGAAACCAAATCGCGTGGAAATAGTAGGGAAACTGGCAGCGCTGTTTCAGGCCCGGGGCTACACCGGCGCTGGCATGGCCGAGATTTCGGCGACGACCGGACTGGGGCGCGGCTCGCTGTATCATCTCTTTCCCGATGGTAAAGCTCAGATGATGCGCGAAGTCCTGGCGGCCGTGGAACACGATTTTCAAGCCGCCGTGGTCGCACCGCTGGAATCGGGAGACATCGCCGGTATGTTCGCCGGAATTCTGGCGTTCTTTGACCACGGCGAGAAACAGAGCATCTGGGGCAAGCTGGTTCATGATGCCGCGGGCCGCGACTTTGCCCCCGAGGTGCAGGAGCATTTCAACACGTGGCGCGCGGCGCTGACGAAAGCCCTGCTCAGCCTGGGAGTGGATCGCGGCTTGGCTGCTTCCCTGTCGGAGCGCACTCTGTCTGGGGTAGAGGGCACGCTCACCCTGGCCGCCGGTTTTGATGATGCGGGCGCACTTTCCCGCGGCCTGCGCACTATGTCGGCTGAGGTCACGAATGCCATCTCTGCAGCTAGCGGGTCTGCAACCGGTTCAGCGGGGCGTCCGGCGCACTCCCAGAAATCCACTGGGAAACCCGCCGCTAAGTCGACCGCTAAACCTGCGAACCGAGCCCCGCGAAAATCGGCCGCGAAATCTGCGTCAAAAAAGGCTAGTAAAGCAAAGTAG
- a CDS encoding tetratricopeptide repeat protein: MKAPEELHDIPAGQGSEAGAGSFAGGTGAGGAAAAQTIPGPLVRDVTDDTFAQLLELSQTVPFILDMWAPWCGPCRQLGPNLEKAVKKAGGRVALAKVNIDENPAIGQAFRVQSIPAVFLLMNGQPAPLFNGALPASAVQEVISKVIELAEQEGVTGRVQTDEAGAADGAAGAAGMPAPDAPPAVAEEIETALKLQAKGEYDQSIETLENYLKANPGESSKVEPLLAKVRLQARSAVAEPAGDQAGQGAQAATGEIAAQLEAADAQMNAGDAAGAMSRLLGVIAETSGEDRDAARARLVEYFSILGDDPLVPAMRSKLATLLY; this comes from the coding sequence ATGAAAGCTCCCGAAGAACTGCACGATATTCCCGCTGGTCAAGGGAGCGAGGCTGGTGCAGGCAGTTTCGCTGGGGGCACAGGTGCGGGCGGGGCGGCTGCCGCGCAAACTATTCCGGGGCCGCTGGTGCGCGATGTCACTGACGACACGTTTGCCCAGCTCCTAGAGCTTTCCCAGACTGTCCCGTTCATTTTGGACATGTGGGCACCCTGGTGCGGCCCCTGCCGCCAGCTCGGACCCAATCTGGAAAAGGCCGTAAAGAAGGCCGGCGGGCGCGTAGCTTTGGCAAAGGTCAACATAGACGAAAACCCGGCCATCGGCCAAGCGTTTCGAGTGCAAAGCATTCCCGCCGTGTTCTTGCTGATGAACGGGCAACCCGCGCCTTTGTTCAATGGCGCGCTGCCCGCTTCGGCTGTGCAGGAGGTCATCAGCAAGGTTATCGAGTTGGCTGAGCAGGAAGGCGTGACGGGTCGCGTGCAGACCGATGAGGCCGGGGCTGCTGACGGAGCTGCCGGTGCGGCCGGTATGCCTGCCCCAGACGCGCCGCCCGCGGTAGCCGAGGAAATCGAAACCGCGCTGAAACTTCAGGCCAAAGGCGAATATGACCAGTCCATCGAGACTTTGGAGAACTACCTCAAAGCCAACCCCGGCGAATCCAGCAAAGTGGAGCCGCTGTTGGCGAAAGTTCGGTTGCAGGCTCGCTCAGCAGTTGCGGAACCTGCCGGTGACCAGGCTGGACAGGGCGCTCAGGCTGCGACCGGCGAGATAGCCGCGCAGCTCGAGGCCGCTGATGCCCAGATGAATGCGGGAGATGCCGCCGGGGCGATGTCTCGGCTGTTGGGGGTCATAGCGGAAACCAGCGGCGAGGACCGCGATGCGGCCCGGGCCCGTTTAGTGGAATATTTCTCGATTTTGGGCGATGATCCGCTGGTTCCGGCGATGCGCTCGAAGCTGGCTACTTTGCTTTACTAG
- a CDS encoding VIT family protein — protein sequence MSEQSSQSLIENPNKNPNEPDEKHDKSAATSSRLNWLRAAVLGANDGIVSTAGVVVGVAAANPKNTMAIATAGIAAVVAGALSMAAGEYVSVSTQRDTEKAVVEKERRLIAEDPDKEFQGLVENYIEKGLTRATATLVAQEYSAHDPVEAHVQAHYGLSSEEFTSPWAAAFSSAVSFTVGALVPLLAILLISGPWKIQATFVMVMVALALVGWLSAWRGEAPRLRAVIRVMVGGALAMIITGGVGHFLGVTA from the coding sequence TTGAGCGAACAGTCGAGCCAAAGCTTAATCGAAAACCCGAACAAAAACCCGAACGAACCGGACGAAAAACACGACAAATCGGCGGCGACTTCCTCGCGCCTAAACTGGCTTCGAGCTGCAGTCTTAGGCGCCAATGACGGCATTGTTTCGACCGCGGGCGTGGTTGTGGGCGTGGCGGCGGCAAACCCGAAAAACACGATGGCCATCGCGACCGCCGGCATCGCGGCCGTGGTCGCCGGGGCGCTGTCGATGGCGGCGGGCGAATACGTCTCGGTGTCCACCCAGCGCGACACGGAAAAAGCAGTGGTGGAAAAGGAGCGCCGCCTCATCGCCGAGGACCCGGACAAAGAATTTCAGGGTCTGGTGGAAAACTACATCGAAAAAGGCCTGACCCGCGCGACCGCGACCCTGGTCGCCCAGGAATACTCCGCCCACGATCCGGTAGAGGCCCACGTCCAGGCCCATTACGGCCTGAGTTCCGAGGAGTTCACTTCGCCCTGGGCGGCGGCGTTTTCCTCGGCAGTTTCCTTCACGGTCGGCGCGCTGGTGCCGCTGCTGGCGATTCTGCTCATCAGCGGCCCGTGGAAAATCCAAGCCACATTCGTGATGGTGATGGTCGCGTTAGCGCTGGTCGGCTGGCTTTCGGCGTGGCGCGGCGAGGCTCCGCGGCTGCGCGCGGTCATCCGGGTCATGGTCGGGGGCGCCCTGGCGATGATTATCACCGGCGGGGTCGGCCACTTCTTGGGGGTCACGGCTTAG
- a CDS encoding maltotransferase domain-containing protein, with translation MSETTNSTGNSDAKKPGRHSTANTRPATKPAAKPPADKPSKPTAARKTRTSGTKSAAKSAGSAAKSTTKPATAAAAKTPETPETAAAKSAAAKTPATPATAAAKNPPTLPNLYHLPADAELNRISVTELRPTVEDGLFPAKAAVGELFPVHATVFVDGHSHFGADAVLLRPTDPKRRGEGGYDLYAPAGSPEGAPDPGDPAAWEVVDRARMYEIGTGENQFEAWLQPNTVGRYAFAVESWIDPYGTWVHDAKVKISAGIDVELTLEEGARLLERAIAGEAKPASGSARDTAAPAVPLPAADAAVLQGAIAGLREKKRRPQVRLSAATNELVANILAENPLRDLVTRTRLCPLRVDRARSVAGAWYEIFPRSIGSYYGSGGQIVPGTLRTAAEILPEVAADGFDVIYLTPVHPIGHAFRKGRNNALEAGPNDPGSPWAIGNEDGGHDAVDPALGGIEAFDEFAAAAKRNHLEIALDFALQCSPDHPWVKAHPEWFSARADGSIAYAENPPKKYQDIYPLNFDHDPDGLYGEIRRVIEFWIDHGVTIFRMDNPHTKPVRFWQRLAADLHQTHPEVVMLSEAFTAPAMMRGLAKAGFHLSYTYFTWRNSKTELTEYFEELAYETAHVLRPALFPMTPDILTDYMTAGVGAFKARALLAATAAPTWGILGGSYEFCEHVQRPGVEEVIDNPKYEVKVYDWAARDKYGIASLLRTLNAARSAHPALMQLRNIKFHAVENDAIIAFSKHIDAAHSPTGRADTVLVIVNLDPHNTQTGWVHLDLPSLGLSPEEFPELAAPGEGQRLFVVRDELTGGEYTWGRDNFVQLNPYTGPGHILSFSPIPD, from the coding sequence GTGAGCGAAACGACGAACTCTACGGGCAATTCCGACGCCAAGAAACCCGGGCGTCATTCCACTGCTAACACTCGTCCGGCCACGAAGCCGGCGGCGAAGCCCCCGGCTGACAAGCCGAGTAAGCCGACTGCCGCCCGCAAGACCCGGACTTCTGGCACAAAATCGGCGGCAAAATCCGCGGGAAGCGCCGCGAAATCAACGACAAAACCGGCCACCGCGGCGGCCGCTAAAACCCCGGAAACCCCGGAAACCGCCGCCGCAAAATCCGCCGCAGCCAAAACCCCGGCAACCCCGGCAACTGCCGCGGCTAAAAACCCGCCAACCCTCCCGAACCTCTACCACCTGCCTGCGGACGCGGAACTAAACCGCATCAGCGTCACCGAGCTGCGTCCCACCGTTGAGGACGGGCTGTTCCCGGCAAAAGCCGCGGTCGGAGAGCTGTTCCCGGTCCACGCCACCGTGTTTGTGGACGGGCATTCCCACTTCGGCGCTGACGCGGTGCTGCTGCGCCCCACCGACCCGAAACGCCGCGGCGAAGGGGGCTATGACCTCTACGCTCCGGCGGGCAGCCCCGAGGGCGCTCCTGACCCGGGGGACCCCGCGGCTTGGGAAGTCGTGGACCGCGCCCGGATGTATGAAATCGGCACTGGTGAAAACCAGTTTGAAGCCTGGCTGCAGCCCAACACCGTGGGGCGTTACGCGTTCGCGGTCGAGTCGTGGATTGACCCTTATGGAACCTGGGTGCATGACGCCAAGGTGAAAATCTCGGCGGGCATTGACGTGGAGCTGACCCTCGAGGAAGGCGCCCGCCTGCTGGAACGCGCGATTGCGGGCGAGGCGAAACCGGCCTCCGGTTCGGCTCGTGACACGGCCGCTCCCGCCGTCCCGCTGCCCGCGGCTGACGCGGCGGTGCTGCAGGGCGCGATTGCGGGCTTGCGCGAGAAAAAGCGCCGCCCCCAGGTGCGTCTCTCGGCCGCCACGAATGAGCTGGTCGCAAACATTTTGGCGGAAAATCCGCTGCGGGATTTGGTGACGCGCACTCGGCTGTGCCCGCTGCGGGTCGACCGGGCGCGTTCGGTCGCCGGAGCGTGGTACGAAATCTTCCCGCGTTCCATCGGGTCCTATTACGGTTCGGGCGGCCAGATTGTGCCGGGGACTTTGCGCACGGCCGCGGAGATTCTGCCCGAGGTCGCCGCTGACGGTTTCGACGTCATCTACCTCACTCCCGTTCACCCGATTGGGCATGCTTTCCGCAAAGGGCGCAACAACGCGCTTGAGGCCGGACCGAACGATCCCGGCTCGCCTTGGGCAATCGGTAACGAGGACGGCGGGCATGACGCGGTTGACCCGGCTTTGGGCGGGATTGAGGCGTTTGACGAGTTTGCGGCGGCGGCGAAACGCAACCACCTAGAGATTGCGCTGGACTTTGCCCTGCAGTGTTCCCCGGACCACCCGTGGGTAAAGGCGCACCCCGAATGGTTCTCGGCCCGGGCTGACGGCTCGATTGCCTACGCGGAAAACCCGCCAAAGAAATACCAGGACATTTATCCCCTGAACTTTGACCACGACCCGGACGGACTGTACGGGGAAATCCGGCGGGTAATCGAGTTTTGGATTGACCACGGGGTCACGATTTTCCGCATGGATAACCCGCACACGAAGCCGGTGCGGTTCTGGCAGCGCTTGGCGGCTGACCTGCACCAAACCCACCCCGAAGTGGTCATGCTCTCCGAGGCGTTTACCGCTCCGGCGATGATGCGGGGGCTGGCAAAAGCGGGGTTCCACCTGTCTTACACGTACTTTACGTGGCGCAACTCCAAGACGGAGCTGACCGAGTACTTTGAGGAACTCGCTTATGAAACGGCACACGTGTTGCGCCCGGCGCTGTTCCCCATGACCCCGGACATTTTGACCGACTATATGACGGCCGGGGTAGGGGCGTTCAAAGCCCGCGCCTTGCTGGCGGCCACGGCCGCTCCGACCTGGGGAATCCTCGGGGGCAGCTACGAGTTTTGCGAGCACGTGCAGCGTCCCGGCGTGGAGGAAGTCATCGACAACCCGAAATATGAGGTGAAAGTCTATGACTGGGCGGCGCGCGACAAGTACGGCATCGCCTCCCTGCTGCGCACCCTGAACGCGGCCCGCTCCGCTCACCCGGCGCTGATGCAGCTGCGCAACATCAAGTTCCACGCTGTTGAAAACGATGCCATCATCGCGTTTTCCAAGCATATTGACGCCGCGCATTCCCCGACCGGCCGGGCGGACACGGTGTTGGTCATCGTGAACCTCGACCCGCACAACACCCAAACCGGCTGGGTGCACCTGGATTTGCCGTCACTAGGGTTGAGCCCGGAGGAGTTCCCGGAGCTGGCCGCGCCCGGCGAGGGGCAGCGCCTGTTCGTGGTGCGCGATGAGCTGACCGGCGGGGAATATACCTGGGGGCGGGATAATTTTGTCCAGCTCAATCCCTATACCGGACCCGGCCATATTCTCAGCTTCAGCCCCATTCCGGACTGA
- the glgB gene encoding 1,4-alpha-glucan branching protein GlgB yields MAKITVSPELLNQVAYANYYAPHSVLGPHSDGEDVTIRTVRHMAQSVTIVTEHGEFPAEHEQDGVWVAVIPHAEVEDYRVKVTYGDQEVLGDDPYRFLPTLGEMDTYLISEGRHERLWDVLGAHIKEYEGPLGIVKGVAFAVWAPNAQAVKVVGDFNFWDGSGCAMRSLGASGVWELFIPGVEIGARYKYDIKGPDGNWRQKADPLARATEIPPATASVVTDKFHTWNDDEWMERRAANVEDHPIHAQPMSIYECHIGSWKEGYGYRDLAEHLVPYVKEMGFTHVEFMPVAEHPFGPSWGYQCTSYFAPTARFGTPDDFRYLVDVLHQNGIGVILDWVPAHFPKDDWALAGFDGTALYEDPDPQRGEHPDWGTLVFNYGRREVKNFLVANALYWMEDFHIDGLRVDAVASMLYLDYSRKEGQWHPNQYGGRENLEAIALLQEVTATCYRVCPGTVMIAEESTAWPGVTQPTSEGGLGFGFKWNMGWMNDTLRYLAEDPVNRKWHHNELTFSLVYAFSENFVLPLSHDEVVHGKGSLLSKMPGDYWRQLAGLRLLFAYQWTHPGKQLIFMGSEFGQGAEWNSGASLDWWHLDIPEHQGIRQLVTDLNHLYVSNPALWCDDYRGFEWIEPSDADHNLITYLRRSVAESDPSGIDSGHLLAVVANFSGNPHDPFRVGLPFAGKWDEVLNTDAEVYGGSGVGNLGQVTAEEIPWNNRPCSVSLRIPPLGVVILRPAEDNPYRPR; encoded by the coding sequence ATGGCTAAAATCACCGTTTCCCCGGAACTTTTGAACCAGGTCGCCTACGCGAATTACTACGCCCCGCACTCGGTGCTGGGACCGCACTCGGACGGTGAGGACGTCACCATCCGCACCGTGCGCCACATGGCGCAAAGCGTCACCATCGTCACCGAACATGGCGAATTCCCTGCTGAACACGAACAGGACGGGGTGTGGGTCGCCGTCATCCCGCACGCCGAAGTCGAGGACTACCGCGTGAAAGTGACCTACGGCGACCAAGAAGTGCTGGGGGACGACCCTTATCGTTTCCTGCCGACCTTGGGCGAAATGGACACCTACCTCATTTCCGAAGGCCGTCACGAGCGCTTGTGGGACGTTTTGGGCGCACATATTAAGGAGTACGAGGGTCCGCTCGGGATCGTAAAGGGCGTGGCTTTCGCGGTGTGGGCGCCGAACGCACAAGCGGTGAAGGTCGTGGGGGACTTCAACTTTTGGGATGGGTCGGGGTGCGCGATGCGCAGCCTCGGCGCGTCGGGCGTGTGGGAGCTGTTCATTCCCGGTGTTGAGATCGGGGCGCGCTACAAGTACGACATCAAAGGTCCGGACGGGAACTGGCGGCAAAAGGCCGACCCACTGGCTCGCGCTACCGAGATTCCGCCCGCTACCGCCTCGGTCGTTACCGACAAATTCCACACTTGGAACGATGACGAATGGATGGAGCGGCGTGCCGCGAACGTGGAGGACCACCCGATTCACGCCCAGCCGATGAGTATCTACGAATGCCACATTGGCTCGTGGAAAGAAGGCTACGGCTACCGTGACCTGGCCGAACATCTGGTGCCTTACGTCAAGGAAATGGGCTTCACCCACGTGGAGTTCATGCCCGTGGCGGAACACCCCTTCGGCCCGTCTTGGGGGTATCAGTGCACGTCCTACTTTGCTCCGACCGCCCGCTTCGGCACGCCTGACGACTTCCGCTACCTGGTCGATGTGTTGCACCAAAACGGGATTGGCGTCATTTTGGATTGGGTTCCGGCGCACTTCCCGAAGGACGACTGGGCGCTGGCCGGGTTCGATGGCACGGCCCTGTACGAGGACCCCGATCCGCAGCGTGGCGAGCACCCGGACTGGGGGACGCTGGTGTTCAACTACGGCCGGCGCGAGGTCAAGAACTTCCTGGTCGCCAACGCCCTGTACTGGATGGAGGACTTCCACATCGATGGCCTGCGGGTGGACGCGGTGGCGTCGATGCTGTACCTGGACTATTCCCGCAAAGAGGGCCAGTGGCACCCGAACCAGTACGGCGGGCGGGAAAACCTCGAGGCCATCGCTCTGTTGCAAGAAGTGACCGCGACCTGCTACCGGGTTTGCCCCGGCACGGTCATGATTGCCGAGGAATCGACCGCGTGGCCCGGCGTCACCCAGCCGACTTCCGAAGGCGGCCTGGGCTTTGGGTTCAAGTGGAACATGGGCTGGATGAACGACACCCTGCGCTACTTGGCGGAGGACCCGGTCAACCGCAAGTGGCACCACAACGAGCTGACGTTTAGCCTGGTCTACGCCTTTTCAGAGAACTTTGTCCTGCCGCTGTCCCACGATGAGGTCGTGCACGGCAAAGGCTCGCTGCTGTCCAAGATGCCCGGCGATTACTGGCGCCAGCTGGCCGGATTGCGCCTGCTGTTTGCTTACCAGTGGACGCATCCGGGCAAGCAGCTCATCTTCATGGGTTCCGAGTTTGGCCAGGGCGCGGAATGGAATTCGGGGGCGTCCCTGGATTGGTGGCACTTGGACATTCCCGAGCATCAGGGGATTCGCCAGCTGGTCACCGACTTGAACCACCTGTATGTGTCCAACCCGGCGCTGTGGTGCGATGACTATCGCGGGTTTGAGTGGATTGAGCCCAGCGATGCCGACCACAACTTGATTACCTATCTGCGCCGCTCCGTGGCGGAATCGGATCCTTCGGGGATTGATTCGGGTCACCTGCTGGCGGTGGTGGCGAACTTTAGCGGCAACCCCCACGATCCGTTCCGGGTCGGCCTGCCGTTTGCCGGCAAGTGGGACGAGGTGCTAAACACGGACGCCGAAGTTTACGGCGGCTCCGGCGTGGGTAACCTGGGCCAGGTCACGGCCGAGGAGATTCCCTGGAATAACCGGCCCTGCTCGGTGTCTTTGCGGATTCCTCCGCTCGGTGTCGTGATTCTGCGTCCCGCCGAAGATAATCCCTACCGCCCGCGGTAA
- a CDS encoding cell wall-binding repeat-containing protein, which yields MNLKKKFVVGAASVALIASMGGVAAPAAVADENRLPGYATELGRFGGIDRIQTALAIADHEFGHRTANKPGVLYIASAADANMVDAASAGMLQDGPIAFVYGNSYVASAVGKHFADDELVGYSDIKKIIAIGGEGAVSDAAMKAVGEQMGVKSFDRLGGKDRFETSVAIASRIYNHALQSTDAYLDRAGRHIVSNGTNLNVMYLANGANEHVVDSMVAGTLDNGPVVLVNPDGTIPDVAAEFIKKTLPLQFAALGGAPTVSDKTVQDAWLIKALANKWDTSSNIPQLKVKQENLKDMVDGKGNKTQRPTGDDNFMGLRNVVREAGNLQTAWNGQYGEAVAKLSQISKAATKNTRADVEAALKGATMIDYPATAYNADAGTDPTKFAENVATALRALFGEAVLDGSGKIDPTKIEKYIDIEPYTASDMNKDNWKVVGFDYKALLGSKSFQNAYVAPAEKALTDQWKAAMDGTVVALGNPVAEASQNTPTAAEAANNYTSNTAGTNRALKVPMAAVKDVAEWVTVQQQQWLKDTQAELADVSGRLAGELDKIAPKTELRLGGADRFETAQLIANQYGKLYGTVFNKYLTANVMTEAYVANGTRLPDSLAGGQLSHGPIMLVRDSKDIPDFTKDVATHLQCWNRGGNIGVAALGGKGVVSDETLKAVISLINTASACGTVVKPTAKTTPLSVTETDVSVTAANVETGSGDIDATLTIDGYAAGKAAGITYSATVTSPVTSTTGGKETVALGTPAIDANGKVNATVTKDTSGAAKAGDSFVITITASRAGEVVNSISKTITLK from the coding sequence ATGAATTTGAAGAAGAAGTTTGTGGTTGGCGCTGCTTCGGTGGCGTTGATTGCTTCGATGGGTGGCGTGGCTGCTCCGGCTGCTGTGGCTGATGAGAACCGTCTGCCGGGTTACGCTACTGAGCTGGGTCGTTTCGGTGGTATTGACCGTATTCAGACCGCTTTGGCGATTGCGGATCACGAGTTCGGCCATCGCACCGCTAACAAGCCAGGCGTGCTTTACATTGCTTCCGCGGCGGATGCGAACATGGTTGACGCTGCTTCGGCTGGCATGTTGCAGGATGGCCCGATTGCTTTTGTCTATGGCAACTCTTACGTGGCCTCCGCTGTTGGCAAGCACTTTGCTGATGATGAGCTGGTTGGCTACTCTGACATTAAAAAGATTATCGCCATTGGTGGCGAAGGCGCGGTTTCTGATGCTGCGATGAAGGCTGTTGGCGAACAGATGGGCGTGAAGTCCTTTGATCGTTTGGGCGGTAAGGATCGTTTTGAGACTTCCGTGGCGATTGCTTCGCGTATCTACAACCATGCTTTGCAGTCCACTGATGCTTACCTGGATCGTGCGGGTCGTCATATTGTGTCTAATGGCACTAACTTGAACGTGATGTACCTGGCTAACGGTGCCAACGAGCATGTGGTTGACTCGATGGTGGCTGGCACGTTGGATAATGGCCCGGTCGTGTTGGTTAATCCCGATGGGACTATCCCGGATGTTGCGGCTGAGTTCATTAAGAAGACTTTGCCGTTGCAGTTCGCTGCTTTGGGTGGGGCTCCTACGGTTTCGGACAAGACCGTTCAGGATGCTTGGCTGATTAAGGCTCTGGCTAACAAGTGGGATACTTCCTCTAACATTCCGCAGTTGAAGGTCAAGCAGGAAAACTTGAAGGACATGGTCGACGGTAAAGGCAACAAGACTCAGCGTCCGACCGGCGACGACAACTTTATGGGTCTGCGTAACGTGGTTCGTGAGGCCGGTAATTTGCAGACCGCTTGGAACGGTCAATATGGTGAGGCTGTTGCTAAACTGTCCCAGATCTCCAAGGCTGCTACAAAGAATACTCGCGCTGATGTCGAGGCTGCTTTGAAGGGCGCTACCATGATTGACTACCCGGCTACGGCGTACAATGCTGACGCTGGTACTGACCCAACCAAGTTCGCTGAGAACGTGGCTACCGCGTTGCGGGCTTTGTTCGGCGAAGCCGTGCTGGATGGCTCTGGCAAGATTGATCCGACCAAGATTGAAAAGTACATAGATATTGAGCCTTATACTGCTTCGGATATGAACAAGGATAATTGGAAGGTTGTCGGTTTCGATTACAAGGCTCTGCTGGGCTCTAAGAGCTTCCAGAATGCTTACGTGGCTCCGGCTGAAAAGGCTTTGACTGACCAGTGGAAGGCCGCTATGGACGGCACGGTTGTTGCGTTGGGTAACCCGGTGGCTGAGGCTTCTCAGAACACGCCGACTGCAGCCGAGGCTGCGAACAACTACACTTCTAACACCGCTGGCACTAACCGTGCTCTCAAGGTGCCGATGGCTGCGGTGAAGGACGTGGCTGAATGGGTCACCGTTCAGCAGCAGCAGTGGTTGAAGGATACTCAGGCCGAGTTGGCTGACGTGTCTGGTCGTTTGGCTGGCGAGTTGGACAAGATTGCTCCGAAGACCGAGCTGCGCCTGGGTGGTGCGGATCGTTTCGAGACCGCTCAGTTGATTGCTAACCAGTACGGTAAGCTCTACGGCACCGTGTTCAACAAGTATTTGACGGCTAACGTGATGACCGAGGCTTACGTGGCTAACGGTACTCGTCTGCCCGATTCCCTGGCTGGTGGCCAGTTGTCTCACGGCCCGATCATGCTGGTGCGTGATTCCAAGGATATCCCGGACTTCACCAAGGACGTGGCTACCCACCTGCAGTGCTGGAACCGCGGCGGCAACATCGGTGTGGCTGCTCTGGGCGGCAAGGGCGTCGTCTCTGACGAAACCCTCAAGGCAGTAATCTCCCTGATCAACACCGCCTCCGCTTGCGGAACCGTCGTCAAGCCCACCGCCAAGACTACCCCGTTGAGTGTTACTGAAACGGACGTCTCCGTGACTGCTGCTAATGTGGAAACTGGTTCTGGTGACATCGATGCTACTTTGACTATCGACGGTTACGCGGCCGGTAAAGCAGCGGGTATCACCTACAGCGCTACAGTGACCAGCCCCGTCACGTCGACTACCGGCGGTAAAGAGACCGTGGCTCTGGGTACCCCCGCAATCGACGCCAATGGCAAAGTCAACGCAACGGTAACCAAGGACACTAGTGGCGCTGCTAAGGCTGGTGACTCTTTCGTTATCACGATTACCGCTTCTCGTGCTGGCGAGGTCGTGAACAGCATCTCCAAGACGATTACTCTTAAGTAG